From the genome of Miscanthus floridulus cultivar M001 chromosome 10, ASM1932011v1, whole genome shotgun sequence, one region includes:
- the LOC136487572 gene encoding uncharacterized protein yields the protein MAMEPHSLRFVRCPKCHQLLVEYPSIPVYKCGGCGTVLRAKHRAAPAARAGSESGERSTSSPCSLKGSSIQSSGSICSGEQRADPSVDRPHGSVSSTVNNIDSCDGAVDERTISEADSGVTHAKHPKEDTCSLTDDGNIQNSEVMVKEKETHNEDAGAGSTSDLTETVENVDMGEKANGGKISDIGTSELSTTLYDKSQAAHREERPHMYEGVHVESHKALIEELERSLSFSSDDEYFSDKAESSGLSDALRNQMGSRRIRANDAPRSDPHGRLIEELEMSFSDAEEPLEQHGMGLGRVHGNVLDKDPQALGAKSEHPCEESLSSFDSGHLKSEQTSHQESRAIGNGNQGNERIEDNNNTANSVHGSEHIVIADDEIAERFHEKEHDKDFQPANTESAYPFEGSTSSVDDGSIEVKQSFQLNDLTADVNREMEDDKIANDNLVPADSLEKEHGNDNLVLVPAEEAETVCVNEELTADGTQEMEDGYMEDDETTNCVHRNDNSMLADENIAERVHRNEDLTTDGTQEMEEGCMEDGNMTNCIHVSDNLVFADEDTAEKVHGNEETADGAGENEESCMENENVNVAVADEDIAKKVHENEHGKDRQSLEDESAHLYEGVITSFAGYAKSEQSFQQDEPIPDATEEKEEDFMEDGNTASCIQENRAAVARFSSLPNKRNQSKLASFNKNKEQMTYRSRGSQLRQGQSLDSEDFHSIQNFMESQMDGTSSSPSSGSPSRGDLVHRTANKFNNNIRHVRLKKMDELRDQLSRLSSQKGSETSYQKRDLEYQQQSNSYDVEHHLQSVDGDSAPSSCALESYYGHGRPPRYPPPNPFSPTYTYTHCHFGHAQTRLPHNYDPWEFNSYYQPSYAESTILDHESLRSSYKEQKRVVRKHILRPLSGASPFTICNSCFNLVQMPSDIYISKAKVGKMQCGKCSKVLALSFPAVCNANAKSSVDVAQESYNLDDSVVAKNDDIASYYAECLTGGPVSISEDYGASYTRSLPTQAGSSSLAATKSGKKVSDSALHRLMGYDSASQLLRHSRVFEDGYESFESMVPVSSRVSRRKNK from the exons ATGGCCATGGAACCTCACAGCCTGCGGTTCGTCAGGTGCCCCAAATGCCACCAGCTCCTCGTCGAGTACCCCTCCATTCCTGTCTACAAGTGCGGCGGCTGTGGCACGGTTCTCAGAG CGAAACATCGGGCTGCCCCTGCAGCACGAGCTGGTTCGGAATCTGGGGAGCGCAGCACCAGCTCTCCGTGTAGTCTGAAGGGATCCTCTATCCAGAGTAGCGGATCAATCTGTTCGGGCGAACAGAGAGCTGACCCCTCTGTTGATCGGCCTCATGGAAGTGTGTCCTCCACTGTCAACAATATCGACTCCTGTGACGGCGCAGTCGACGAAAGAACTATTTCTGAAGCAGATAGTGGTGTAACCCATGCCAAGCATCCAAAGGAGGACACATGCTCCTTAACTGATGATGGGAATATCCAAAACTCTGAGGTTATGGTCAAAGAGAAAGAGACACATAACGAAGATGCTGGTGCTGGTTCTACTTCAGATTTGACTGAAACAGTCGAGAATGTTGACATGGGTGAAAAGGCCAATGGAGGCAAAATCAGTGATATTGGTACTAGTGAATTGAGCACGACACTGTATGATAAAAGTCAGGCTGCTCACAGGGAGGAGAGACCGCACATGTATGAAGGCGTGCATGTTGAGTCTCACAAAGCTCTGATCGAAGAGTTGGAGAGGTCTCTTTCATttagtagtgatgatgaatacTTCTCGGACAAAGCAGAAAGCAGCGGGCTAAGTGATGCTCTGCGTAACCAAATGGGTAGCCGCAGGATCAGAGCGAATGATGCCCCCAGAAGCGATCCACATGGTCGATTGATTGAAGAACTAGAGATGTCTTTCAGCGATGCAGAAGAGCCATTGGAGCAGCATGGGATGGGTTTAGGTAGAGTTCATGGAAATGTGCTTGACAAGGATCCACAGGCCCTGGGTGCTAAAAGTGAACATCCATGTGAAGAAAGCCTCTCATCATTTGACAGTGGACATCTCAAATCTGAACAAACTTCTCACCAGGAAAGCAGGGCAATAGGCAATGGCAATCAAGGAAATGAGCGTATTGAAGATAACAACAATACTGCCAACTCTGTTCATGGGAGTGAGCATATTGTGATTGCCGACGATGAAATTGCAGAGAGATTCCATGAGAAAGAGCATGATAAGGATTTCCAGCCTGCAAACACAGAAAGTGCATATCCTTTTGAAGGAAGCACCTCttcagttgatgatggcagtATCGAGGTTAAGCAAAGTTTTCAACTAAATGACCTGACAGCAGATGTCAATCGAGAAATGGAAGATGACAAGATAGCCAATGATAATCTTGTGCCTGCAGATTCCCTTGAGAAAGAGCATGGGAATGATAATCTTGTCCTCGTGCCTGCAGAAGAAGCAGAGACAGTTTGTGTAAATGAAGAGCTAACAGCAGATGGCACTCAGGAAATGGAAGATGGCTACATGGAAGATGACGAAACGACCAATTGTGTGCATCGCAATGATAATTCTATGCTTGCAGATGAAAACATTGCAGAGAGAGTTCACAGGAATGAAGATTTAACAACTGATGGCACTCAGGAAATGGAAGAGGGTTGTATGGAAGATGGCAACATGACCAATTGCATTCATGTCAGTGATAATCTTGTATTTGCAGATGAAGACACTGCAGAGAAAGTTCATGGAAATGAAGAGACAGCTGATGGCGCTGGAGAAAATGAAGAGAGCTGTATGGAAAATGAAAATGTGAATGTTGCTGTTGCAGATGAGGACATTGCAAAGAAGGTTCATGAGAATGAGCATGGTAAGGATCGACAGTCCCTGGAGGACGAAAGTGCACATCTGTATGAAGGAGTCATCACTTCATTTGCCGGATACGCCAAATCTGAACAAAGTTTTCAACAAGATGAGCCAATACCTGATGCCACTGAAGAAAAGGAAGAGGATTTTATGGAAGATGGAAATACGGCCAGCTGCATTCAAGAAAACAGGGCAGCTGTTGCTAGGTTCTCAAGCTTGCCAAATAAGAGGAATCAGTCCAAGTTAGCTAGCTTTAATAAGAACAAAGAACAAATGACCTACAGATCTAGAGGTAGCCAGCTTCGTCAGGGACAGTCACTTGATTCTGAAGATTTCCACTCAATTCAAAACTTTATGGAGTCACAAATGGATGGTACCTCAAGTTCTCCCTCAAGTGGGTCTCCCAGTCGGGGCGATTTGGTGCACAGAACAGCCAACAAGTTCAATAATAACATTAGACATGTGCGCCTCAAAAAGATGGATGAACTAAGAGATCAGCTAAGTAGGCTTTCGAGCCAGAAGGGCTCGGAGACAAGTTACCAGAAGAGAGACCTAGAGTACCAGCAACAATCCAATAGCTATGATGTTGAGCACCATCTTCAAAGTGTTGACGGTGATTCCGCTCCAAGTTCCTGTGCTCTAGAATCCTATTATGGTCATGGAAGGCCGCCAAGGTACCCACCACCAAATCCTTTCTCTCCAACCTATACATACACCCATTGCCATTTTGGACATGCTCAAACACGCCTACCACACAATTATGACCCATGGGAGTTCAATTCATATTATCAGCCCTCGTACGCTGAAAGCACAATTCTGGACCATGAATCACTTAGGTCAAGTTACAAGGAGCAGAAACGAGTGGTGAGAAAGCATATTTTGCGGCCTCTGTCAGGTGCTTCCCCATTCACTATCTGCAATAGCTGTTTCAATTTGGTTCAAATGCCATCAGATATCTACATATCAAAAGCAAAGGTTGGCAAAATGCAATGCGGCAAGTGCTCCAAGGTTCTGGCATTATCATTTCCTGCAGTATGCAATGCAAATGCAAAGAGTAGTGTGGATGTGGCCCAAGAGTCATACAACCTGGATGATAGCGTAGTCGCTAAAAATGATGATATTGCTTCTTATTATGCTGAGTGCCTCACAGGGGGTCCTGTTAGTATCAGTGAAGATTATGGAGCATCATACACAAGAAGCTTGCCTACTCAAGCTGGATCTAGTAGCCTTGCTGCCACAAAAAGTGGCAAGAAGGTTTCTGACTCGGCACTCCATCGACTCATGGGGTATGATTCAGCTAGCCAGTTGTTACGTCACAGCAGGGTGTTTGAAGACGGATATGAGAGCTTCGAGTCAATGGTGCCAGTTTCCAGCAGAGTATCCAGAAGAAAGAACAAATAA